Proteins from a genomic interval of Granulicella sp. L56:
- a CDS encoding O-antigen ligase — translation MNAENVTYVEVNGIAFTVGFFFSFRLSVVLLSVRLLGVEPSTGAALSLGLDLLLLGLVCFGALGATHSTFRSMLRLSSIRWVLVFLTLSCSSLVWSETASVTDSTAYWFGLVADVAIVVLLLRSDSTTSVSHSLMKGFIWSTCCLAIVAWIMPIQSDLRLGDEQFFNTNQIGNLCAFAVFLAQYLMSRKDGKWRVVILFLVITLFRSLSKTTIVAFLMSESYLIIADKAISRKTKILLMASAGLLILAFWGLFEAYYDIYTTAGTQAETLTGRTAIWLYVLNAVFDHPWNLWIGHGFDSWWKVVPPFGDQFEARHAENELLQQFYAYGVIGVCMLIGVYGSLWRQIRLLPRSSVKVMFFSILLYIVVRGIAVAEPFDLLLPLWAIVLMSALINCEGARAKGNEAIFF, via the coding sequence ATGAACGCAGAGAATGTCACATACGTGGAAGTCAACGGTATAGCATTTACGGTCGGCTTTTTCTTCTCTTTCCGTCTCAGCGTGGTGCTCCTCTCAGTACGTCTTTTAGGGGTTGAGCCAAGCACAGGGGCAGCGCTAAGCCTTGGTTTGGACCTGCTTTTACTCGGTCTCGTCTGCTTTGGTGCGTTGGGCGCCACCCACAGCACATTTCGATCCATGTTGCGGTTATCAAGCATTCGGTGGGTGCTTGTGTTTCTGACATTATCCTGTAGCAGTCTCGTGTGGAGCGAAACTGCGTCTGTGACGGATTCCACTGCTTACTGGTTCGGACTCGTTGCGGACGTTGCAATCGTGGTCTTGCTCCTTCGCAGCGACTCAACAACGAGTGTGTCTCATTCGCTAATGAAGGGATTCATCTGGAGCACCTGTTGTCTTGCGATTGTTGCGTGGATCATGCCCATTCAATCGGATCTTCGCCTTGGAGATGAACAGTTTTTCAATACAAATCAGATTGGAAATCTCTGTGCCTTTGCGGTCTTTCTGGCTCAATATCTCATGAGCCGAAAAGATGGCAAATGGAGAGTGGTGATATTGTTCTTAGTCATTACTCTCTTTCGCAGTCTGAGCAAGACGACGATAGTTGCCTTCCTCATGAGCGAAAGCTATCTGATAATTGCGGACAAGGCTATAAGCAGGAAGACGAAGATTCTTTTGATGGCATCCGCAGGATTGCTCATTCTTGCTTTCTGGGGCTTATTTGAAGCCTATTATGACATTTACACCACTGCTGGCACCCAAGCCGAAACCCTCACGGGCCGCACTGCGATCTGGCTCTATGTTCTGAATGCAGTTTTCGACCATCCTTGGAATCTATGGATTGGACACGGGTTTGATTCCTGGTGGAAGGTTGTACCACCCTTCGGGGATCAGTTTGAAGCAAGACACGCGGAAAACGAGCTTTTGCAGCAGTTTTATGCTTACGGCGTCATAGGCGTCTGCATGCTAATCGGAGTGTACGGTAGTCTTTGGCGGCAGATTCGGTTACTCCCGCGAAGCTCTGTAAAAGTAATGTTCTTTAGCATTCTGCTCTACATTGTTGTGCGCGGCATTGCAGTGGCTGAACCATTCGATCTTTTGCTCCCCTTATGGGCCATCGTGCTGATGAGCGCGCTCATAAATTGTGAAGGTGCGAGAGCGAAAGGTAACGAAGCTATCTTCTTCTGA
- a CDS encoding cupredoxin domain-containing protein, whose protein sequence is MKKKSLLLTLLIGALMGSSFSAPQAQAQTAPQRIVIIAKRFSYNPGEITLKKGQPVALVLKSEDVAHGLRFRDFNVTFKVKAGGTEEVRFTPDKTGDFIGHCSVFCGSGHGSMSLKLHVVE, encoded by the coding sequence ATGAAAAAGAAGTCTTTGCTTCTAACGCTGCTCATAGGAGCACTCATGGGATCTTCGTTTTCTGCGCCACAGGCTCAGGCGCAGACCGCACCCCAGCGGATCGTGATTATCGCCAAGAGGTTTTCCTACAATCCCGGAGAGATCACTCTCAAAAAGGGTCAACCGGTAGCGCTTGTGTTGAAGAGTGAAGATGTCGCGCATGGATTGCGCTTTCGCGACTTCAATGTCACCTTCAAGGTCAAGGCGGGCGGTACGGAAGAGGTACGGTTTACGCCGGACAAGACCGGAGATTTCATCGGCCATTGCTCCGTATTTTGCGGTTCAGGTCACGGCTCCATGAGCTTGAAGTTACACGTCGTGGAGTAA
- a CDS encoding c-type cytochrome — protein MRVLSVAITAACIAGLTGCKASPPGKLETKTITYAKHRYFIGNRNQKNPLPDAPETLADGKEAFSHYCAACHGMDAQNTGVPFVDHISPPIPSLASPEVQSYTDGQLKWILDYGIRPSGMPGSKGTLSDDELWSIVVFLRHLPPAGSQGTPDMYTH, from the coding sequence ATGCGCGTTCTCTCTGTTGCTATCACCGCCGCTTGTATCGCTGGATTGACAGGGTGCAAAGCGAGTCCTCCGGGAAAACTGGAGACGAAGACCATAACCTATGCCAAGCATCGCTATTTTATCGGTAATAGAAATCAGAAAAACCCGTTGCCCGATGCGCCAGAGACTTTGGCCGACGGCAAGGAAGCTTTTTCGCATTACTGCGCCGCCTGTCACGGAATGGATGCTCAAAACACCGGCGTTCCATTCGTCGACCACATATCGCCTCCCATTCCGTCGCTCGCCTCCCCCGAGGTGCAGAGTTACACGGATGGGCAGCTAAAGTGGATCCTCGACTATGGCATCCGACCTTCGGGAATGCCGGGCTCTAAAGGAACTCTAAGTGATGATGAACTGTGGTCGATCGTGGTATTCCTGCGCCATCTGCCACCTGCGGGCAGTCAGGGAACGCCGGATATGTATACGCACTGA
- a CDS encoding response regulator transcription factor: MIHEMELATEIQNEILPTVSLGTILIIEDDPRMQKVLRRIFTEERYAVVVAGDGQTGLDLFRSEHPLAVVLDLILPNISGRELCQTFKGLSAETPIVILSAITEVADKVLLLELGADDYVTKPFSPRELMARVQAAIRRQRKPAPPTIYRFADCEVDFRKMTVRRGGRPVVLTAHEFKLLKFFTENAERVLTRDVLLNEVWGYNFYPTTRTVDNQILKLRQKLEPDSANPKHLLTIYGAGYKFVP, encoded by the coding sequence ATGATCCATGAGATGGAATTGGCGACAGAAATCCAAAACGAAATCCTGCCGACGGTGAGCCTCGGCACCATCCTCATCATTGAAGATGATCCTCGCATGCAAAAGGTGCTACGCAGGATCTTTACTGAAGAGCGCTATGCCGTTGTTGTCGCGGGTGACGGTCAAACCGGGCTGGATCTGTTTCGCAGCGAGCACCCGCTCGCGGTGGTCCTCGATTTGATCCTTCCGAATATTTCCGGACGAGAACTCTGTCAAACCTTCAAGGGCCTTTCCGCTGAAACGCCGATCGTAATACTCAGCGCGATCACGGAAGTCGCGGATAAAGTGTTGCTTCTTGAACTGGGGGCCGACGATTATGTCACCAAGCCCTTTAGCCCAAGGGAACTCATGGCCAGGGTTCAGGCAGCCATCCGCAGACAACGCAAGCCGGCGCCGCCAACGATCTATCGCTTCGCTGACTGCGAAGTCGACTTTAGGAAAATGACAGTCCGACGCGGCGGGAGGCCTGTCGTTCTAACCGCTCATGAGTTCAAACTCCTGAAGTTTTTCACCGAAAATGCCGAGCGCGTCCTGACCCGCGATGTCTTGCTGAACGAGGTCTGGGGATATAATTTCTATCCGACTACCCGTACTGTGGATAATCAGATACTGAAGTTGCGTCAAAAGCTGGAGCCGGATTCTGCAAATCCGAAGCATCTGTTGACAATTTATGGTGCAGGATACAAATTTGTCCCATGA